In the Pseudanabaena sp. PCC 7367 genome, one interval contains:
- a CDS encoding ParA family protein has protein sequence MAQKIALFNHKGGVSKTTTTFNLGWMLASKGKRVILVDTDPQCNLTGMALGEATEDDEERIESIYNTHSNIKTGLAPAFESQPRAIEAVDCIQVNNQDGLFLLPGHVGFAEYEVTLGIAQELSGSVQTLKNVPGSISDLLEKTARKFDADYLLIDMSPSLGAINQNLLMTSDFFIVPTTADFFSVMAIDSLASVLPKWHAWAKAASSLPIYKNANYPFPEVTLKFLGTIIQNYRIIRGKETVAFEKWIQKIEGDVSSKLVPEFRKMDMMLPEAVYGAQEIGETFCLTKISNFNSLIALSQEHQTPIYDLTPKQLKQGGKVLSTSQKKQEEFRQVFNDLAEKIIGLTSAAYAISA, from the coding sequence ATGGCTCAGAAAATAGCCCTCTTCAACCACAAGGGTGGTGTTAGCAAAACTACTACAACGTTCAATCTGGGTTGGATGCTCGCTTCAAAAGGAAAAAGAGTAATTCTGGTAGATACTGATCCTCAGTGTAATTTGACTGGAATGGCTTTAGGAGAAGCAACTGAGGATGACGAAGAGCGAATAGAAAGCATTTATAATACACATTCAAATATCAAGACCGGACTAGCACCAGCATTTGAGTCTCAACCTAGAGCGATCGAAGCAGTTGATTGTATTCAAGTAAATAATCAGGATGGATTATTTCTATTACCAGGTCATGTTGGTTTTGCAGAATATGAAGTTACTCTGGGTATCGCCCAAGAGTTAAGCGGCTCAGTCCAAACCCTGAAAAATGTACCTGGCTCAATTTCAGATTTGTTAGAAAAAACAGCTAGAAAGTTTGATGCTGATTACTTGCTGATTGATATGAGTCCTAGCCTGGGAGCAATCAACCAGAATTTGTTAATGACCAGTGACTTTTTTATCGTACCAACCACGGCTGACTTTTTCTCTGTAATGGCGATCGATTCCCTAGCCAGTGTGTTACCAAAGTGGCACGCATGGGCAAAAGCAGCAAGTTCATTGCCAATTTACAAGAATGCTAACTATCCGTTTCCAGAGGTTACACTTAAGTTCCTTGGTACAATCATTCAGAATTATCGTATTATTCGCGGCAAAGAAACCGTTGCTTTTGAGAAATGGATTCAGAAGATTGAAGGAGATGTATCATCCAAATTAGTACCTGAATTTAGAAAGATGGATATGATGCTACCTGAAGCAGTATATGGTGCACAGGAGATTGGGGAAACTTTTTGCCTGACGAAAATCTCTAACTTTAATAGCCTTATTGCACTTTCCCAAGAGCACCAGACTCCCATTTATGACCTTACACCCAAGCAACTTAAGCAAGGAGGTAAAGTTCTAAGCACAAGTCAGAAAAAACAGGAAGAATTCCGGCAGGTGTTTAATGACTTAGCAGAAAAGATTATTGGCTTAACCTCGGCTGCATATGCAATCAGCGCTTGA
- a CDS encoding cytidylyltransferase domain-containing protein, whose translation MKIAAIIQARMGSTRLPGKVMMQLGDASVLAQVVRRLQACPLLDQVVIATTTKEQDEPIVSEAKKLGVNCFRGSEANVLARYYLAAKANQAELVVRITADCPLYDPQVLTDMLSEYQHKIATGEQVDYLSNVLKRSFPRGLDTEIFPIAVLAETYANASQSYEQEHVTPYIHQHPEKFALHDYVGDRDWSAHRWTLDTIEDWQLITAIYNRLYQPGEIFTTQAVIELLQQQPELVQINAHVEQKKLAT comes from the coding sequence ATGAAAATTGCCGCCATAATTCAAGCCAGAATGGGATCAACCCGACTACCAGGTAAAGTAATGATGCAGCTTGGCGATGCTTCGGTGCTGGCGCAGGTGGTGCGGCGATTACAGGCTTGTCCGTTGCTAGATCAGGTGGTGATCGCAACGACGACCAAAGAGCAAGACGAGCCGATCGTCAGTGAAGCCAAAAAGCTGGGTGTGAATTGTTTTCGGGGCAGTGAAGCAAATGTATTGGCGCGCTATTATCTAGCCGCCAAAGCTAACCAAGCCGAGTTAGTTGTCAGGATTACTGCCGATTGCCCCCTCTATGATCCGCAGGTGCTAACCGATATGCTCAGCGAATATCAGCATAAGATTGCCACTGGTGAGCAGGTTGATTACCTTAGTAATGTGCTCAAGCGTAGTTTCCCACGCGGGCTAGACACCGAAATATTCCCGATCGCAGTCCTGGCCGAAACCTATGCAAACGCCAGCCAATCCTATGAACAGGAGCATGTTACCCCCTATATTCACCAGCACCCGGAAAAATTTGCACTGCATGATTATGTGGGCGATCGAGATTGGTCAGCTCATCGCTGGACCCTGGATACGATCGAGGATTGGCAACTCATTACCGCAATTTACAATCGGCTCTATCAACCGGGCGAGATCTTTACCACTCAGGCTGTGATCGAATTGCTCCAGCAGCAGCCAGAACTAGTCCAAATCAATGCCCATGTGGAACAAAAGAAGCTAGCAACATAA
- a CDS encoding sterol desaturase family protein, which produces MNPKSIVLIASILGFGLLENLLPFFNYRRSLIARILPNVVLAIVNTLAASVSITFLLQWVWQQTTITGLLSGINEQSPAIAALVTFVVLDFYIYWWHRLMHTSDLGWRFHRVHHTELEMNVSSAYRFHFLEVLVSNLPKLPLILLLGIAPRYFIAYDVVFTAIVCFHHSNWSLPKRIDHLLSYITVTPNFHRVHHSQIMAETNSNYGSVFSWWDRLFGTFRQRQDPQGIKLGLVEFPQSLNPIELWALPFRPLRSLQSLQSLQSLKSPESSETRA; this is translated from the coding sequence ATGAATCCCAAGTCAATCGTCCTGATCGCCAGCATCTTAGGATTTGGCCTACTAGAAAACCTGTTGCCATTTTTTAATTATCGCCGATCGCTAATTGCTCGCATCTTGCCCAACGTGGTTCTGGCGATCGTCAACACCTTGGCCGCCAGCGTTAGCATCACCTTCCTGTTGCAATGGGTATGGCAGCAAACCACGATCACGGGGCTACTATCGGGCATAAATGAGCAATCCCCAGCGATCGCGGCATTAGTTACCTTCGTGGTGCTGGATTTTTATATTTACTGGTGGCATCGCCTCATGCACACCTCGGATTTGGGCTGGCGGTTCCACCGGGTGCATCACACCGAGCTAGAAATGAATGTTTCCAGTGCCTATCGGTTTCATTTCCTAGAAGTGCTGGTTTCTAATTTGCCCAAATTGCCGCTAATTTTATTGCTAGGTATTGCACCCAGATATTTTATTGCCTATGACGTTGTGTTTACAGCGATCGTTTGTTTCCATCACAGCAATTGGTCATTACCAAAACGAATCGATCATCTACTCAGCTACATTACAGTTACGCCCAACTTCCACCGCGTTCACCATTCACAAATCATGGCGGAAACCAATTCTAATTATGGCAGCGTGTTTAGCTGGTGGGATCGCTTGTTTGGTACTTTCAGGCAGCGCCAAGACCCTCAGGGAATTAAGCTTGGTTTGGTAGAATTCCCGCAATCACTTAACCCGATCGAATTGTGGGCGCTACCATTTCGACCGCTTCGATCGCTTCAATCGCTTCAGTCGCTTCAGTCGCTTAAATCACCAGAGTCCTCTGAAACCAGAGCGTAG
- the petN gene encoding cytochrome b6-f complex subunit PetN: protein MDILTFGWVALIGIFTLSIAFVVWGRNGL from the coding sequence ATGGACATTTTGACATTTGGCTGGGTTGCCCTGATTGGTATTTTCACCTTATCGATTGCTTTTGTGGTCTGGGGTCGCAACGGTTTATAA
- a CDS encoding ATP-binding protein — MAKLLSRLYQLMRSWWAGFTLQTKLMALITLMVSLLMSGVTFWAVNDIQTDARLSDTRFGRDLGLLLADNVAPLVARDDRTEIARLSKNFYDSSSSIRYIIYADPGGEIYFGIPFSANEVQSSLSLRRRIQVPEDPRSDRPLVRQHHTPEGIVTDVFVNISFEGQKLGILAVGINPNPAAVASSSLTLNVTTAVFVSIWSMVILGAATNTLIITKPIKELATGVKSIASGNFQQRIDLPFGGELGELIRSFNEMAMRLKSYEEQNIEELTAEKAKLETLVSTIADGAILLDSEMKVVLVNPAAAKLFCWEQANEVYETPNLLTVASLGDDNSKAKAIKPEQSIPNTINHTLVNNITETKSETVTPDQEAQQSALVALVDQIDQIDQIEPAIALANHKGSNDKGVVGMNILQALPEAIATEISRPLLLIASGEQETGEYRITTAADAADSGSLTHTLRIWITTVVGSDNSLKGIAMTVQDITREVELNAAQARFISNVSHELRTPLFNIKSFIETLYEYGDELSEEQQRDFLDTANRETDRLTRLVNDVLDLSRLESARQYHFDATDITQPIEQTMRTYQLNAKDKGIELIKEVADDLPKVWGNYDLLLQVLANLVGNGLKFTDAGGKVILRAYAWQDQNATAPNRSVSRVRIEIEDTGIGIAPDDQTRIFNRFYRVENLVHTLEGTGLGLSIVKNIIDKHHSQIHIRSEVGKGTCFWFDLGVLQEKCDLNPEQHQDHLDSESTEHSEHLGQENPANLEPQDEAIANAVVDNLPTQPTDQPTDQQANQQDQQADSDLINANSTG; from the coding sequence TTGGCAAAATTACTATCACGTCTCTATCAACTAATGCGCTCATGGTGGGCTGGCTTTACCCTCCAAACCAAATTAATGGCGTTGATTACACTAATGGTGTCGCTTTTGATGAGTGGAGTCACCTTCTGGGCTGTAAATGACATTCAAACCGATGCCCGCCTCAGTGATACTAGATTTGGCCGCGATCTGGGGCTTTTGCTGGCTGATAACGTCGCCCCATTGGTGGCGAGAGACGATCGCACCGAGATCGCCCGCCTGTCTAAAAATTTCTACGACAGCAGTTCTAGTATTCGCTACATTATCTATGCCGATCCTGGTGGTGAGATCTATTTCGGTATTCCCTTTTCGGCCAATGAGGTGCAAAGCTCCCTGTCATTGCGGCGGCGGATTCAAGTGCCCGAAGATCCTAGATCCGATCGCCCCCTAGTACGGCAGCACCACACGCCCGAAGGCATTGTTACCGATGTATTTGTAAATATCAGCTTTGAAGGTCAAAAATTAGGCATCCTGGCCGTTGGCATTAACCCTAATCCAGCGGCGGTAGCTTCTTCGAGCCTGACCCTGAATGTTACTACGGCGGTGTTTGTTTCAATCTGGTCAATGGTCATTTTGGGCGCAGCCACCAACACCTTGATTATCACCAAACCAATTAAGGAGTTGGCAACGGGGGTAAAAAGTATTGCCAGTGGGAATTTTCAACAGCGGATCGATCTGCCCTTTGGGGGTGAGTTGGGCGAATTGATTCGCAGCTTCAATGAAATGGCGATGCGACTGAAAAGCTACGAAGAGCAGAATATTGAAGAGCTTACCGCGGAAAAAGCCAAGCTGGAAACCCTAGTATCCACGATCGCCGATGGGGCAATTTTATTAGACTCTGAGATGAAGGTGGTGTTAGTAAATCCCGCAGCAGCCAAGTTGTTCTGCTGGGAGCAAGCTAATGAGGTCTATGAGACCCCAAATTTACTTACTGTGGCCAGTTTAGGTGATGATAATAGCAAAGCCAAAGCTATTAAGCCAGAGCAATCGATCCCCAACACCATCAACCACACGCTAGTAAATAATATTACTGAGACTAAGAGTGAGACTGTAACGCCCGATCAAGAAGCCCAGCAATCTGCCCTGGTCGCTTTGGTTGATCAAATTGATCAAATTGATCAGATTGAGCCAGCGATCGCCCTAGCCAATCACAAAGGCTCAAACGACAAAGGCGTAGTGGGAATGAATATTTTGCAAGCATTGCCCGAAGCGATCGCCACCGAAATTTCGCGGCCACTGCTCTTGATTGCTTCCGGTGAACAAGAGACAGGAGAATATCGAATTACCACCGCTGCCGATGCGGCTGATTCGGGCTCGCTTACCCATACGCTGCGGATCTGGATTACTACGGTGGTTGGTAGTGACAATAGCCTCAAGGGGATCGCTATGACCGTGCAGGATATTACCCGCGAAGTGGAGCTAAACGCCGCCCAGGCCAGATTTATTAGTAATGTTAGTCATGAGCTACGCACGCCCCTGTTTAACATCAAATCATTTATTGAAACCCTCTATGAATATGGGGATGAACTGAGCGAAGAACAGCAAAGAGATTTCCTCGATACGGCCAATCGGGAAACCGATCGCCTCACCCGTTTGGTTAATGATGTTTTAGATCTTTCGCGCCTAGAATCAGCCAGGCAATATCACTTTGATGCCACTGATATCACCCAGCCGATCGAACAGACAATGCGCACCTATCAACTCAATGCCAAGGATAAGGGAATTGAGCTGATTAAGGAGGTAGCTGATGATTTACCCAAGGTTTGGGGTAACTATGACCTGCTTTTGCAAGTGCTGGCTAATTTAGTTGGCAATGGGCTTAAATTCACTGATGCTGGTGGCAAGGTAATCTTGCGTGCCTATGCTTGGCAAGATCAAAACGCCACTGCCCCCAATCGATCGGTAAGTCGGGTGCGGATTGAAATTGAAGACACCGGCATTGGCATTGCACCAGACGATCAAACCAGGATTTTCAATCGTTTCTATCGGGTTGAGAATTTGGTGCACACCCTCGAAGGCACTGGGCTGGGGCTGTCGATCGTCAAAAATATTATCGATAAGCACCACAGCCAGATTCATATTCGCAGTGAAGTGGGCAAGGGCACTTGTTTCTGGTTTGATCTGGGAGTCTTGCAAGAGAAATGCGATCTCAACCCTGAACAACATCAGGATCACCTAGATTCAGAATCTACAGAGCATTCAGAACATCTAGGACAGGAGAATCCAGCTAATTTAGAGCCACAGGACGAGGCGATCGCCAATGCAGTCGTTGATAATTTGCCAACGCAGCCAACCGATCAGCCGACCGATCAACAGGCAAATCAACAAGATCAACAGGCAGATTCAGATTTAATCAATGCCAATTCAACTGGATAG
- a CDS encoding FxLYD domain-containing protein, translated as MRYKITLLASIGIALAAMVGMPKPAAANLLSVALCSQEWETAIGIAQTYAKDTNDPQIQALWLEYADRLSQVAAGTLSFDPAELDQLGCNNSTQAAPSPAAPVTNQPSQPEQAPPAPVANNDDDDDDEEEVEPPKVALVSSNYLNGTFVGRVINNGSTPVRFVRVNYQIVDQNGSVIRESFAVASPTVLSPGQAGQFLSFVNQPGQNIEIRPGQVEWTE; from the coding sequence ATGCGTTACAAAATTACCTTACTAGCTTCGATCGGTATTGCTCTGGCTGCGATGGTGGGAATGCCCAAACCCGCTGCCGCCAATCTCCTATCGGTTGCTCTTTGCTCCCAGGAATGGGAAACCGCGATCGGCATTGCTCAAACCTATGCCAAAGATACCAATGATCCACAAATCCAGGCGCTCTGGTTAGAATATGCCGATCGATTGTCACAGGTAGCAGCAGGCACATTGAGTTTCGATCCCGCCGAACTAGATCAGCTAGGCTGTAATAATTCAACCCAGGCCGCTCCCAGCCCAGCCGCCCCAGTAACTAATCAGCCCAGCCAACCAGAACAAGCGCCACCTGCCCCCGTTGCTAACAATGATGACGATGATGATGACGAAGAAGAGGTGGAACCACCGAAAGTTGCCTTGGTTTCCTCTAATTATCTCAATGGCACGTTTGTAGGCAGGGTAATTAATAATGGTAGTACCCCAGTCCGGTTTGTAAGAGTTAATTACCAGATTGTGGATCAAAATGGCAGTGTAATTAGAGAAAGCTTTGCTGTGGCTAGTCCAACCGTGCTTTCGCCGGGGCAAGCGGGACAGTTTCTTAGTTTTGTAAATCAACCCGGCCAGAATATTGAAATCAGGCCGGGGCAAGTAGAGTGGACTGAATAA
- a CDS encoding ABC transporter ATP-binding protein, protein MQSLINKLGSLFNRREKLQIGVILGLMAIAAALETFTVGTIPAFVALLSNPNLLQTNTTINWVYQLGGFSSANNFLLWSCFALIGLYIAKGIYLAFLNYVLYRFLYNKLVATATRLFAAYLYKPYTFHLQRNTAQLIRNISFEVEQVFVGVLLPVMSMATELMVLTCIALLLILVEPITAAIAALILGTALIIFNQAIRKNIIQQGQLRQQYQGKMLQSINQGLGGIKETKVLGREDFFAHAFDQNCAIAGRAKLSLGLANQLPNLFIETLVIVAVLAIVAVILLQGKSSQSVLPTLSLFAIAALRLMPSVKRIVSYSNSIRFYKSSLDAVYQDLISLSQEPSMANQSNSTDPIALTNATSAKQKSIVVSPLKSSHQSSYKYSEKLETHNQANHTDRISKIKPALDIKGGENAQKSEYLDPNSTNAQNQANHFQKDQVAQRSPQLSFNHEITIANLTYKYPGAEQNSIQNVSLVIPKGAAIALVGSSGAGKTTLADLLLGILTPDQGQILVDGHDIHLHLGDWQRIIGYIPQQIYLSDDTLSRNIAFGLEATQIDRERVGQAVAAAQLEQLVNQLPDRLETIVGERGIRLSGGQRQRVGIARALYHNPEILVMDEATAALDNVTETDFVKALESLSQQKTIITIAHRLSTVKNYDRLYFLQAGQVLASGNYDRLVESCAEFRAMALANK, encoded by the coding sequence GTGCAAAGTTTGATTAATAAGCTGGGGAGTTTATTCAACCGCCGTGAAAAGCTCCAAATCGGTGTAATTCTGGGCTTAATGGCGATCGCGGCAGCACTGGAAACCTTTACGGTGGGAACTATTCCTGCGTTTGTCGCCCTGTTGAGTAACCCAAATCTACTCCAGACCAATACCACGATCAATTGGGTCTACCAACTGGGGGGATTCAGTTCTGCTAACAATTTTTTGCTTTGGAGCTGTTTTGCCCTAATTGGTTTGTATATTGCCAAGGGTATCTATCTGGCTTTCCTTAACTATGTTTTATATCGCTTCTTATATAACAAATTAGTTGCCACCGCGACCCGGCTATTTGCGGCCTATTTGTATAAGCCCTACACCTTCCATTTACAAAGAAACACTGCCCAACTAATTCGTAATATTAGTTTTGAGGTGGAGCAGGTGTTTGTGGGGGTGTTATTACCGGTGATGAGTATGGCGACAGAACTAATGGTGTTAACTTGCATCGCTTTGCTATTGATTTTGGTGGAGCCAATCACTGCCGCGATCGCTGCTTTAATTCTAGGCACAGCCTTAATCATCTTTAACCAAGCGATTCGCAAGAACATCATCCAGCAAGGGCAACTGCGCCAGCAATATCAGGGCAAAATGCTGCAATCAATCAATCAAGGTTTGGGCGGGATCAAGGAAACCAAGGTGTTAGGGCGTGAGGATTTCTTTGCACATGCCTTTGACCAAAACTGTGCGATCGCAGGCAGGGCAAAACTATCCCTGGGTCTGGCTAATCAGTTACCGAACTTATTTATCGAAACCCTGGTGATTGTAGCCGTATTGGCGATCGTAGCTGTTATTTTGCTGCAAGGTAAATCCAGCCAGTCGGTACTGCCAACTTTATCATTATTTGCAATCGCGGCCTTGCGCTTAATGCCCTCAGTCAAGCGAATCGTCAGCTATAGCAATTCTATCCGCTTCTACAAGTCTTCGCTCGATGCGGTTTATCAGGATTTAATCAGCTTGAGTCAAGAGCCATCTATGGCCAATCAATCTAACTCAACTGATCCGATCGCCCTGACTAATGCGACTAGTGCTAAGCAAAAATCGATCGTGGTTTCGCCTTTAAAATCTAGCCATCAATCAAGCTATAAATATTCGGAGAAGCTAGAAACGCATAATCAAGCGAATCATACCGATCGGATAAGTAAAATTAAGCCAGCGCTTGATATTAAAGGTGGCGAGAACGCTCAAAAGAGTGAATATCTAGATCCAAATTCAACTAATGCTCAAAACCAAGCTAATCACTTTCAAAAAGATCAGGTAGCGCAGCGATCGCCACAATTGAGCTTTAATCATGAAATTACGATCGCAAATCTCACCTACAAATATCCTGGCGCTGAGCAAAATTCGATTCAAAATGTATCCTTGGTCATTCCCAAAGGAGCTGCGATCGCCCTGGTGGGATCTTCTGGGGCTGGTAAAACCACCCTGGCGGATTTGCTGCTGGGGATTCTAACTCCAGATCAGGGTCAAATTCTCGTAGACGGCCATGATATTCATTTGCACCTGGGCGATTGGCAGAGAATAATCGGCTATATTCCGCAGCAGATCTATTTGTCTGATGACACTCTCAGTCGTAATATTGCCTTCGGACTAGAAGCTACTCAAATCGATCGAGAACGGGTTGGGCAGGCTGTTGCTGCCGCTCAACTGGAACAACTAGTTAACCAACTACCCGATCGCTTAGAAACAATTGTGGGTGAGCGCGGTATTCGGTTATCCGGTGGGCAAAGGCAACGGGTGGGGATCGCTAGGGCGCTATACCATAACCCCGAAATTTTAGTTATGGATGAAGCCACCGCCGCCCTTGATAATGTGACTGAGACTGATTTTGTAAAAGCTTTGGAAAGCCTGAGCCAGCAAAAAACAATTATTACGATCGCCCATCGACTCAGCACCGTCAAAAACTACGATCGGCTCTACTTTCTGCAAGCTGGCCAGGTATTGGCATCGGGCAATTACGATCGACTTGTGGAAAGCTGCGCCGAGTTTAGGGCAATGGCACTGGCAAATAAATAA
- a CDS encoding hybrid sensor histidine kinase/response regulator: MAAQPEPYAENDIAAAATTAKQPVVLVVDDNPTNLSVLFDLLNDAGFKMLVATDGEGAIAQLEYVTPDLILLDVMMPGIDGFETCQRLKANSVTAEIPVIFMTALSDTVDKVHGFDVGAVDYITKPIEHEEVLARLHTHLTIKALQHRLQDQNAALQQEISDRQQAEESLRIFLHAVSHDLRNPVTGMLMLLQNLLDKNPDQDKTIAIPRRVLERMCSSSDRQLNLINSLLESYANDIKGLKLYCESVHLANLVEGIINDLESIAVAEKASLANQIDVNLQPVYGDVTQLGRVFQNLISNALKHNPPGLKLVIKAQVFEPGSDWPQEHSLTLPQPSAMNLANTPLVVCSIEDDGVGMSSHQCESLFDLYARGDGKRAFGLGLGLYICRQIILAHGGEIGVVSQPDVGSRFWFTLPIAS, translated from the coding sequence ATGGCAGCACAGCCGGAACCATATGCTGAAAATGACATAGCTGCCGCTGCAACCACTGCAAAGCAACCAGTGGTATTGGTGGTAGATGATAACCCAACTAACTTGAGTGTACTATTTGATCTGCTCAATGATGCTGGGTTCAAGATGTTGGTGGCGACCGATGGCGAAGGAGCGATCGCTCAGCTAGAATACGTTACGCCGGATTTGATTTTACTGGATGTGATGATGCCGGGGATCGATGGGTTTGAAACCTGTCAGCGGCTTAAGGCTAATTCCGTGACCGCCGAAATTCCGGTGATTTTTATGACTGCGCTCTCGGATACGGTCGATAAGGTACATGGGTTTGATGTTGGTGCGGTCGATTACATTACCAAGCCGATCGAACATGAGGAGGTCTTAGCCAGGCTCCACACCCACTTAACCATCAAAGCCTTGCAACATCGGCTTCAAGACCAAAACGCCGCATTGCAACAAGAAATTAGCGATCGCCAACAGGCCGAAGAATCATTGCGCATCTTTTTACATGCGGTTTCCCACGATCTGCGTAATCCAGTGACGGGGATGCTGATGCTGTTGCAAAATTTGCTCGATAAAAATCCTGACCAGGATAAGACGATTGCCATACCGCGTCGGGTACTGGAAAGAATGTGCAGCAGTAGCGATCGCCAGCTCAACTTGATCAACTCCCTCCTAGAATCCTATGCCAATGATATAAAAGGGCTCAAGCTCTATTGTGAATCAGTGCATCTGGCCAATTTGGTAGAAGGGATTATCAATGACCTAGAGTCGATCGCTGTAGCTGAGAAAGCTAGTTTAGCGAATCAAATTGATGTCAATTTACAACCGGTATATGGGGATGTGACCCAGTTGGGGCGGGTATTTCAAAATTTAATCAGCAATGCCCTCAAGCACAATCCACCGGGTCTAAAACTAGTGATTAAGGCTCAGGTGTTTGAGCCAGGCAGCGATTGGCCACAGGAGCATTCCTTAACCCTACCGCAACCTTCAGCCATGAACCTAGCTAATACACCGCTTGTGGTTTGTAGCATTGAAGATGATGGCGTGGGCATGTCTTCCCATCAATGTGAATCACTATTTGATCTATATGCCCGTGGTGATGGAAAGCGAGCCTTTGGGTTGGGACTAGGTTTATATATCTGCCGACAAATTATTCTGGCTCATGGCGGCGAAATTGGCGTGGTTAGTCAGCCTGATGTGGGTTCTAGGTTCTGGTTTACGCTGCCGATCGCCTCCTAG
- a CDS encoding HEPN domain-containing protein, producing the protein MQSALDQFRISVARVRDLISLHNSLKAQATPVIDLSDLLRASLVMTVSALDYYIHEVVVFGMLEIHRGNRPEPLPSKNNIQSAFARFQVSLGGARQERLIAIDIANWLEQEIQVNQGAPFLQQSHLVSSLLPVISTSVKNRLDKASWLEDEIRERLGYKSFQHPDKIAEAIRLISDKKLWDEVAVNMDLDAKDIKQELIAIVDRRNKIAHEADIDPTFGIGGRWNIDEIMVNDVIDFIEKVVESIHQIL; encoded by the coding sequence ATGCAATCAGCGCTTGACCAATTCCGAATTAGCGTCGCCCGTGTTCGTGACCTGATATCTCTTCATAATTCTCTCAAAGCCCAAGCCACGCCTGTAATAGATCTATCGGATCTTTTGAGGGCATCTCTGGTTATGACTGTAAGTGCTTTGGATTACTACATTCATGAGGTTGTTGTCTTTGGGATGCTAGAAATTCATCGAGGAAACCGCCCCGAACCCCTTCCATCAAAAAATAATATTCAGTCTGCTTTTGCCCGCTTTCAAGTTTCATTGGGTGGGGCGCGCCAGGAAAGATTAATAGCAATAGATATTGCTAATTGGCTGGAACAAGAGATCCAAGTAAATCAAGGCGCTCCTTTTTTGCAGCAATCCCATCTAGTTTCTTCCTTGCTCCCTGTTATATCAACCAGCGTAAAAAATAGGCTTGACAAGGCTTCATGGTTAGAAGACGAAATACGAGAACGACTTGGATATAAAAGTTTTCAACATCCAGATAAGATTGCTGAGGCGATTAGATTGATCTCAGATAAGAAATTGTGGGATGAAGTAGCCGTAAATATGGATTTGGATGCGAAGGACATCAAACAAGAACTCATTGCCATAGTCGATCGCAGAAACAAAATCGCCCACGAAGCGGACATAGATCCTACGTTTGGTATTGGCGGTCGCTGGAATATTGACGAAATCATGGTTAATGATGTGATTGACTTTATTGAGAAGGTGGTTGAAAGTATCCACCAAATTTTATGA